The following proteins are encoded in a genomic region of Myxococcota bacterium:
- a CDS encoding sulfatase, giving the protein MARRPADEPAALCRARRAAAILAAIAFLAAPTAPARAGAQPSAQRRPPNVLLIVAEDLGPRLGAYGDPVARTPRIDALARDGVRYTRAFTVAGVCAPSRAGLLLGLHPIATGSQHMRTTTRPAGAYWSVPPPEAKAFPELLRAAGHYTYNVAKTDYQFSPPLGGGPFTIWDANGLGVAPTDWPAHRTFFGMVNLGVTHESGVFRPLGARPRSPMHFALQLARAFELRGAPSVAPTDPASVPLPPYYADTPAMRADLARHYDDVAVLDLQVGAILDRLERDGLADHTIVVFTTDHGDGLPRAKRELYDSGLLVPLVVRYPERHRPPGVRPGSVDDRLVSFVDLGPQILAWMGADVPRWMHGHPFAEPGAPRRDYVFGQRDRMDEVVDRQRSVRDEHHLYIRSWHPEVPGGHPLAFRDLQDGVRDLRARYERGELDAVQRAWFEPVARERLYDTVADPHQIHDLAADPALAPVLARMRSALDAWLARVGDASDEDEDAMAERFWPGGRAPDTARPTARFEAGALHLACPTDGASIGHRRAGERTWHLYTAPIPLAGVPPGTTIEARAVRYGHLESDIARFAVPARAH; this is encoded by the coding sequence TTGGCGCGACGCCCCGCCGACGAGCCTGCCGCGCTCTGCAGGGCGCGGCGCGCGGCCGCGATCCTCGCCGCGATCGCGTTCCTCGCTGCGCCGACCGCGCCCGCGAGAGCCGGCGCGCAGCCGAGCGCGCAGCGTCGGCCACCCAACGTCCTGCTGATCGTCGCCGAAGACCTCGGCCCGCGACTCGGCGCCTACGGCGATCCGGTCGCGCGGACGCCGCGCATCGACGCGCTCGCGCGCGACGGCGTGCGCTACACGCGCGCCTTCACGGTCGCGGGCGTCTGCGCGCCGAGTCGCGCCGGCCTCCTCCTCGGTCTGCACCCGATCGCCACCGGCTCGCAGCACATGCGGACGACGACGCGCCCGGCCGGCGCGTACTGGAGCGTCCCGCCGCCCGAGGCGAAGGCGTTCCCCGAGCTGCTGCGCGCCGCCGGCCACTACACCTACAACGTCGCCAAGACCGACTATCAGTTCAGCCCGCCGCTCGGCGGCGGTCCCTTCACGATCTGGGACGCGAACGGGCTCGGCGTCGCGCCGACGGACTGGCCCGCGCATCGGACCTTCTTCGGGATGGTGAACCTCGGCGTCACGCACGAGAGCGGCGTCTTCCGCCCGCTCGGCGCCCGGCCCCGGTCGCCGATGCACTTCGCCCTCCAGCTCGCGCGCGCCTTCGAGCTGCGCGGCGCTCCCTCCGTCGCGCCGACCGATCCCGCGAGCGTCCCGCTGCCGCCCTACTACGCCGACACGCCCGCGATGCGGGCCGATCTCGCCCGCCACTACGACGACGTGGCCGTGCTCGATCTCCAGGTCGGCGCGATCCTCGACCGGCTCGAACGCGACGGCCTCGCGGACCACACGATCGTCGTGTTCACCACCGACCACGGGGACGGTCTGCCGCGCGCGAAGCGCGAGCTCTACGACAGCGGTCTGCTCGTGCCGCTCGTCGTCCGCTATCCGGAGCGACATCGCCCGCCCGGGGTGAGGCCCGGATCGGTCGACGATCGCCTCGTGAGCTTCGTCGACCTCGGTCCGCAGATCCTCGCGTGGATGGGCGCCGACGTTCCGCGCTGGATGCACGGTCACCCGTTCGCCGAGCCCGGCGCGCCGCGACGCGACTACGTCTTCGGGCAGCGCGATCGCATGGACGAGGTCGTCGACCGACAGCGCTCGGTGCGCGACGAGCACCATCTCTACATCCGGAGCTGGCACCCCGAAGTTCCCGGCGGCCATCCGCTCGCGTTCCGCGACCTGCAGGACGGCGTGCGCGATCTTCGCGCGCGCTACGAGCGCGGCGAGCTCGACGCCGTGCAGCGCGCGTGGTTCGAGCCGGTCGCGCGCGAGCGCCTCTACGACACCGTCGCGGACCCGCACCAGATCCACGACCTCGCGGCCGATCCGGCGCTCGCCCCGGTGCTCGCCCGCATGCGCAGCGCGCTCGACGCGTGGCTCGCGCGCGTGGGCGACGCGAGCGACGAGGACGAGGACGCGATGGCCGAACGCTTCTGGCCCGGCGGCCGCGCTCCGGACACCGCGCGTCCGACGGCGCGCTTCGAGGCCGGCGCGCTCCACCTCGCATGTCCGACCGACGGCGCATCGATCGGACATCGCCGCGCGGGCGAGCGCACCTGGCACCTCTACACCGCGCCGATCCCGCTCGCCGGCGTGCCCCCCGGCACGACCATCGAGGCACGCGCCGTCCGCTACGGCCACCTCGAGAGCGACATCGCACGCTTCGCGGTGCCTGCCCGCGCGCACTGA
- a CDS encoding MotA/TolQ/ExbB proton channel family protein has translation MDLATLIGLVAGFGLIIGSIMMSGPLGAYIDLPSVAIVFGGTFAAAFIAEALGQVLGAFKVAMNAFIHKAIPPEDLVPVILELGNKARKEGIVALEGAEITDPFLARGVRLGVDGLSPDVIALTLESELEGLKKRHERGQKIFKFMGATAPSMGMIGTLIGLVAMLGSLSDPSAIGPAMAVALLTTLYGAILAFLVFVPLAEKLENRSSEEAMRSRLAIVGVQAILNGDNTLVTQSKLMAHLGPKERAKISKDDA, from the coding sequence GTGGATCTGGCCACGCTGATCGGTCTTGTCGCGGGCTTCGGGCTGATCATCGGCTCGATCATGATGAGCGGCCCGCTCGGCGCCTACATCGACCTGCCGAGCGTCGCGATCGTCTTCGGCGGCACCTTCGCGGCGGCCTTCATCGCGGAGGCCCTCGGCCAGGTGCTCGGCGCGTTCAAGGTCGCGATGAACGCCTTCATCCACAAGGCGATCCCGCCCGAGGATCTCGTCCCCGTGATCCTGGAGCTCGGCAACAAGGCGCGGAAGGAAGGGATCGTCGCGCTCGAGGGAGCCGAGATCACCGATCCGTTCCTCGCGCGCGGCGTGCGACTCGGGGTGGACGGTCTGAGCCCGGACGTCATCGCGCTCACGCTCGAGAGCGAGCTCGAGGGCCTGAAGAAGCGACACGAGCGCGGGCAGAAGATCTTCAAGTTCATGGGCGCGACGGCGCCATCGATGGGGATGATCGGAACCCTGATCGGCCTCGTCGCGATGCTCGGATCGTTGAGCGATCCGTCGGCGATCGGCCCCGCGATGGCGGTCGCCCTCCTCACCACCCTCTACGGCGCCATCCTCGCCTTCCTCGTCTTCGTGCCACTCGCGGAGAAGCTCGAGAACCGCAGCTCCGAGGAGGCGATGCGGTCGCGTCTCGCCATCGTCGGCGTCCAGGCCATCCTGAACGGCGACAACACGCTCGTGACGCAGTCGAAGCTGATGGCCCACCTCGGTCCGAAGGAGCGCGCGAAGATCTCCAAGGACGACGCGTAG
- a CDS encoding flagellar motor protein MotB has translation MDDDHKCPDPGAPAWMATFSDMMSLLFVFFVLLLSFATMDATKFRDALGSVQEALGVQFEHPGDVQGMTTSVVEMSQRESTSELSLIEMASLRKTSGKTGDGNGEDMVAQARQMVKGLKLGNIVEVVSGSRGVTIRVKGQVLFEPGTTELRAEAFPLLDEIIALTRAFPYHLTIEGHTDDTPVSPGARLTNWEISTRRAIAALRYFEEVGHIEPARLACAGYAGTRPIAPNDSAANRAANRRVEFTFTLPIDFEEPPVRASAGDADTDGLDRLRERREGDG, from the coding sequence ATGGACGACGACCACAAGTGTCCCGACCCGGGAGCGCCCGCCTGGATGGCGACGTTCTCGGACATGATGAGCCTGCTGTTCGTGTTCTTCGTGCTCCTGCTCTCGTTCGCCACGATGGATGCGACGAAGTTCCGCGACGCGCTCGGCTCCGTGCAGGAGGCGCTCGGCGTCCAGTTCGAGCACCCGGGCGACGTGCAGGGCATGACGACCTCGGTCGTCGAGATGTCGCAGCGCGAGTCGACCTCCGAGCTCAGCCTGATCGAGATGGCGTCGCTGCGGAAGACGAGCGGCAAGACCGGCGACGGCAACGGCGAGGACATGGTCGCGCAGGCGCGACAGATGGTGAAGGGGCTGAAGCTCGGCAACATCGTCGAGGTCGTGTCGGGATCGCGCGGCGTGACGATCCGCGTGAAGGGCCAGGTGCTCTTCGAGCCCGGAACGACCGAGCTGCGCGCCGAGGCCTTCCCGCTCCTCGACGAGATCATCGCACTCACGCGCGCCTTCCCGTACCACCTGACCATCGAGGGACACACGGACGACACGCCCGTGAGCCCCGGCGCGCGTCTCACGAACTGGGAGATCTCGACGCGTCGCGCGATCGCGGCGCTGCGCTACTTCGAGGAGGTCGGGCACATCGAGCCCGCGCGGCTCGCCTGTGCGGGCTATGCGGGAACGCGTCCGATCGCGCCGAACGACTCGGCCGCGAACCGCGCCGCGAACCGCCGCGTCGAGTTCACGTTCACGCTGCCGATCGACTTCGAGGAGCCGCCGGTGCGCGCGAGCGCGGGCGACGCGGACACCGACGGGCTCGATCGGCTCCGCGAGCGCCGCGAGGGCGACGGCTAG
- a CDS encoding sigma-54 dependent transcriptional regulator gives MAQLLLVGANARTRELFGQAARERGDDVEVAMTGDDALLRCELADFDLVLCEEALLDMGALDVVDELGRAGAARPVVVLSDDGAAERAVEAMRLGARDYVRRPQEAVDARGLLARMLASAPSTAASAPAHASAPREPFAGIIGDSAAMRELQRLVSTVAETDSTVLVTGETGTGKDLVGRAIHAASRRRDRAFSAVNAAAIPETLLESELFGHRRGSFTGAVANKKGLFEQAHRGTVFLDEVAEMPLMMQAKLLRFLQTGEIQPVGAESTRYVDVRLVAATNKNLEREVEVGRFREDLYYRLAVIPVHIPPLRERREDIVRLTDYFLEKYARAAGKPVRGVSPEARRLLDRHDWPGNVRELENAIERGVALCRGPEITPTELTLGVRAGRPVSAIEPRIASLECVERNHILHTLEHVGWNRKRAAEILEISTTTLWRRLKEFGVEGPVVDGRRA, from the coding sequence GTGGCTCAGCTGCTCTTGGTAGGGGCGAACGCGCGGACACGCGAGCTGTTCGGCCAGGCGGCGCGCGAGCGCGGCGACGACGTCGAGGTCGCGATGACGGGCGACGATGCGCTGCTGCGCTGCGAGCTCGCCGACTTCGACCTCGTGCTCTGCGAGGAAGCGCTGCTCGACATGGGCGCGCTCGACGTCGTCGACGAGCTCGGGCGTGCGGGCGCTGCGCGACCCGTCGTCGTGCTGAGCGACGACGGCGCGGCCGAGCGGGCCGTCGAGGCCATGCGTCTCGGCGCGCGCGACTACGTGCGACGCCCGCAGGAGGCAGTCGATGCGCGCGGACTGCTCGCGCGCATGCTCGCATCGGCGCCGTCGACGGCGGCCTCGGCACCCGCGCACGCGAGCGCGCCCCGCGAGCCGTTCGCGGGCATCATCGGGGACTCCGCGGCGATGCGGGAGCTGCAGCGCCTCGTTTCGACGGTGGCCGAGACGGACAGCACCGTTCTCGTCACGGGCGAGACGGGGACGGGAAAGGACCTCGTCGGTCGCGCGATCCACGCCGCCAGCCGCCGACGCGATCGCGCGTTCAGCGCCGTGAACGCGGCGGCGATTCCCGAGACGCTGCTCGAGAGCGAGCTGTTCGGTCACCGACGCGGCTCGTTCACCGGAGCGGTCGCGAACAAGAAGGGCCTCTTCGAGCAGGCGCACCGGGGGACCGTCTTCCTCGACGAGGTCGCCGAGATGCCGCTCATGATGCAGGCGAAGCTGCTCCGCTTCCTGCAGACGGGCGAGATCCAGCCCGTCGGCGCCGAGAGCACGCGCTACGTCGACGTGCGGCTCGTCGCGGCGACCAACAAGAACCTCGAGCGCGAGGTCGAGGTCGGGCGCTTCCGCGAAGACCTGTACTACCGCCTGGCCGTCATCCCCGTGCACATCCCGCCGCTGCGCGAGCGCCGCGAGGACATCGTGCGCCTCACGGACTACTTCCTCGAGAAGTACGCGCGCGCGGCCGGCAAGCCGGTGCGCGGTGTGAGCCCCGAGGCGCGACGCCTGCTCGATCGCCACGACTGGCCGGGCAACGTGCGCGAGCTCGAGAACGCGATCGAGCGGGGCGTCGCGCTGTGCCGCGGCCCCGAGATCACGCCGACCGAGCTGACGCTCGGCGTGCGCGCGGGGCGCCCCGTGTCCGCGATCGAGCCTCGCATCGCGAGCCTCGAGTGCGTCGAGCGCAACCACATCCTCCACACGCTCGAGCACGTGGGCTGGAACCGGAAGCGGGCCGCCGAGATCCTCGAGATCTCGACGACGACGCTGTGGCGCCGCCTCAAGGAGTTCGGCGTCGAAGGGCCGGTCGTCGACGGCCGGCGCGCCTAG
- a CDS encoding flagellar basal body-associated FliL family protein, which translates to MANAETEENVESAKKKGGLVPLLAVGLVCLAAGGGGAWFFLGSGGPGGDAAAEAGADATGEEAEAVPPAGPPSQEQQSAAESLLARTVELAPFVVNINDNGVARYLKVKIELECALEEDKEQVEGYKARIRDAVIVLLSAKRLGDLQQFEGKLLLKDEIKDRINALFGAPRVNAVLFTEFVVQ; encoded by the coding sequence ATGGCGAACGCCGAGACCGAAGAGAACGTCGAGAGCGCGAAGAAGAAGGGCGGGCTCGTCCCGCTGCTGGCCGTGGGGCTCGTCTGCCTCGCGGCGGGTGGCGGAGGCGCCTGGTTCTTCCTCGGGTCCGGGGGCCCGGGCGGCGACGCGGCCGCCGAGGCGGGCGCCGATGCGACGGGCGAGGAGGCGGAGGCGGTGCCGCCCGCCGGGCCGCCGTCGCAGGAGCAGCAGTCCGCGGCGGAGAGCCTGCTCGCGCGGACCGTCGAGCTCGCGCCGTTCGTCGTGAACATCAACGACAACGGAGTCGCTCGCTACTTGAAGGTCAAGATCGAGCTCGAGTGCGCGCTCGAGGAGGACAAGGAGCAGGTCGAGGGCTACAAGGCGCGCATCCGCGACGCCGTGATCGTGCTGCTCAGCGCGAAGCGGCTCGGCGACCTCCAGCAGTTCGAGGGCAAGCTCCTCCTCAAGGACGAGATCAAGGATCGCATCAACGCGCTCTTCGGAGCGCCGCGCGTGAACGCGGTGCTGTTCACGGAGTTCGTCGTCCAGTGA
- a CDS encoding FliM/FliN family flagellar motor switch protein, which produces MSAESPHVLSRDELAALLDALRDRQRGAARASVFRPLPARERDERPRFPLVRRALEQFAAAYAKQMSSRFQRTIGFELIGWQSVAMGEWLDAMEPDDAAIAFDDERSGGRGYVLLNRPLAYAWLTMAFGARPHAPVTIPERPYTRIERNFLRRRAEEILRDLAKEMRDVLVLSPKVGLVEGPSTLVDRRAERISLVSFDVEGLAGPSRLRIGLPPAAVESTRPELAEHAAPPSRRADVKDVPVRVRAELGRSELSLGRLGALRVGDWLPLEGRADGAVTLRVEGTAKFAAVAGRRGSRLAARITDRLG; this is translated from the coding sequence GTGAGCGCCGAATCGCCGCACGTGCTCTCGCGCGACGAGCTCGCGGCCCTGCTGGACGCGCTTCGCGACCGGCAGCGCGGCGCGGCGCGCGCGAGCGTGTTCCGGCCGCTCCCCGCGCGCGAGCGCGACGAACGTCCGCGCTTCCCGCTCGTGCGGCGCGCGCTCGAGCAGTTCGCGGCCGCCTACGCGAAGCAGATGTCGAGCCGCTTCCAGCGGACGATCGGCTTCGAGCTGATCGGCTGGCAGAGCGTCGCAATGGGCGAATGGCTCGACGCGATGGAGCCCGACGACGCGGCGATCGCGTTCGACGACGAGCGGAGCGGCGGCCGCGGATACGTGCTGCTCAACCGGCCGCTCGCGTACGCCTGGCTGACGATGGCGTTCGGCGCGCGGCCGCACGCGCCCGTGACGATTCCCGAGCGACCGTACACGCGCATCGAGCGCAACTTCCTGCGGCGGCGCGCGGAGGAGATCCTGCGCGACCTCGCCAAGGAGATGCGCGACGTGCTCGTGCTCTCTCCGAAGGTCGGCCTGGTCGAGGGGCCATCGACGCTCGTGGATCGCCGCGCGGAGCGCATCTCGCTCGTGAGCTTCGACGTCGAGGGGCTGGCGGGGCCGAGCCGCCTGCGGATCGGGCTCCCGCCCGCGGCGGTCGAGTCGACGCGGCCGGAGCTCGCCGAGCACGCGGCCCCGCCGTCGCGGCGCGCCGACGTGAAGGACGTCCCGGTGCGCGTGCGCGCGGAGCTCGGGCGCAGCGAGCTCTCGCTCGGCCGCCTCGGCGCGCTCCGCGTGGGCGACTGGCTCCCGCTCGAAGGGCGGGCGGACGGCGCGGTCACGCTCCGCGTCGAGGGCACGGCGAAGTTCGCCGCCGTCGCGGGGCGTCGCGGCTCGCGGCTCGCGGCGCGCATCACGGATCGACTCGGTTAG
- the fliN gene encoding flagellar motor switch protein FliN, giving the protein MSEERKTDAGTDTGSFGFVMDVPLRVTVEIGAAQMLLQEVLQLDKGSVIELDRGADEPADVLVNGRLVARGEVAIVDDRLGIRIVELLENAAARKA; this is encoded by the coding sequence ATGTCGGAAGAACGGAAGACGGACGCGGGCACGGACACCGGAAGCTTCGGCTTCGTGATGGACGTTCCGCTGCGCGTGACGGTCGAGATCGGCGCCGCGCAGATGCTGCTGCAGGAGGTCCTGCAGCTCGACAAGGGTTCGGTCATCGAGCTCGACCGCGGCGCGGACGAGCCGGCGGACGTGCTCGTGAACGGCCGCCTCGTCGCGCGCGGCGAGGTGGCGATCGTCGACGACCGGCTCGGCATCCGGATCGTCGAGCTGCTCGAGAACGCCGCGGCGCGCAAGGCCTGA